The genome window GACCCATTCCGTTTCGCGGCTGGAACCGCCCAAACATTTTTTTGCCGTTGCTAAAATGTCCAATTGCAATTCCAGGGCGGTTGTCTGGTTGCCGTCTCGCATCGTGATTTCCCACTTGAAATCGGGGTCGCGCGAAATGGACCGCATCGTTCCGACCGAGTCCGCCAGTATCCATTCCCGTTTGGCGAGACCCTGCTCAATCAATTCCAGCATCAGGCCAGTGACCCCCATTTTCATGGCCGTCGCAAATTCGCTCATATTGGAATCGCCGACCAGAAGATGAATGCGCCGGTACTTGCTGGGATCGGACAGGGGTTCGTCGCGGGTATTGACGATTGCCCGGTTGTACTGCACCCAGCGGTAAAACTCGTTGGGAATATGATCCGCGCGCTGGGAAATTTGAAAGTCCACTGGCTCCTCCTCATGGACTTCCTCGGAGAAACCATCCCAATCTCGAAATGGATGCGGGTTGCAGGACCCGATTCGGCCCGCCCCGCAATAGATTTGCCGGGTCACTAAAAATGCGGAAAGGATTTTTAAGTTATCCTGCTCGTCGAAAGGAAACGACCGGCTGACCAGATAGTTTTCGTGACAGCCGAAGGTCGCGTTGGTCTCAAGATCGACATTGTTTTTTATGATACCTATCTGATCGGCCCAGCCCAGTTCCTCCACCGCATCCTGAACCAATTGATCGCCCGCACGGTCATAAGTGATCAGGTCCACCAGATTGGAACATTCGGGCGAGGCGTATTCCAGATGCCCCATATCCAGATACAGGCGGCCACCATTGGCCAGAAACCCGCCATTGCCGGGAGGCTCGTCGTTGGCCCGGTAATGCAGATCCAGCACACCCAGACCTTTGGAAAACACATGGTTTTTGATTCGGCTGGCAATTTCAACCGGGTCATAACGGAAATCAGGATCTTTGACAAGAAGCCCGTACTCCGTTTCTATGCCGTAAATGCGCTTTCTCATTTTATAAGACCGCTGCTTTGAGTTTTTCAATTTCCTGCGGATTGAGCGTCCGGTAAATGGACCGCCGCTGGGTCGAAGCGCACAGCACCGCCGCTTCCAGGCTCCATTTTTCAAACGCCTCTTTCAAGCTGACGGCAGTTTCAGCGTCTCCGTCATCTTTCTCCTCTTCTTTAGACGCCTGCTTTTTCCCCTCTTCCCAAAGTTTACACACCTCGGCCAAGGCGTGATCGAGGGGGAAGGTTGCAAAGGGGGTATCCTCTATTTTTTTATCGATCCACGCCATCACCTGGTCTTCGCCGGCGATGCAACCGCCTTTTGTCAATGTTTCCCAGTATCCATCGTAATTCAAGCGATAAAAATGTGACTTTCCATCCGGGTCGAGTTCCAGAAGCAGGAGTTTGATCAGATAGGGCGCCCGCTGAACCTCTTCAAAATTCTGCTTGAGCGCCGGGGCTATTCCGAACTGCAACAGCCGTGCGATGGTCACATCCTGGGCGGAACGGTTGAACCCTTCCAGGTGCGCCATGTCGAGCAGGGTCATGCGCATTTTTTCCACATCCGCCGGATGCCCCATGCCGCCCATGGCAATGCGGTCATACACCTCGAATATTTTTCCGGCCTGAGGAGAGAAACCCAACATGAGGGCGCCTTCCTGATAAGGCACGGCAATCACCGGCTGACCGCTTTGAAGTTTCTCCCGGACATAACTGTGGCGGGTGGAAATGGCTTCCATCCAGCGAAATGGTTCCTCAAACATCTTCACCCCCGACTCATGGATTTTTGATATATTTCGGGCATATCCTCTTCAGGGACAATATGGTACCCGACTTTGGTGACCGTGGAGATGACCGGAAACAGTTTGTCTTCCGGACGCGCCTGTCCTGTGGCGGAATCAAACTGCGCCGCAGTTTGCAGCAGGCGAATGGCCAGCTTCGTGGCTTCCGTTTCGCTCCGCTCCACGAGAGGTTTCTTGCCCCAAAGGTCTTCATGCTCTAGAATTCCGCGAATCATGGGAGACCCGGACCCGGTCGCAACATGGGTGTGAATTCGAAATTCAGCGCCCAGCATGTCATAAAAATAAATCAAAGGCTTGCTGTTTCTTAAATCGTAAGTGGCAAAAATAGGACTCACCGCTCCCACGCCCTGCAGGGCCATGCCCACGTTTTCTT of Nitrospinota bacterium contains these proteins:
- a CDS encoding proteasome subunit alpha, which gives rise to MNSQRNPTPTSGDFFELLQKSGYRLHAELNHSNGAEKFVLPQATTVLAFHYKDGVLMAGDRRATAGNSIMYERCDKVIPIDDYSLMAIAGVPATAFEMARILSHNFEYYRRSQMQSMSTEGKIRALSKLLKENVGMALQGVGAVSPIFATYDLRNSKPLIYFYDMLGAEFRIHTHVATGSGSPMIRGILEHEDLWGKKPLVERSETEATKLAIRLLQTAAQFDSATGQARPEDKLFPVISTVTKVGYHIVPEEDMPEIYQKSMSRG
- a CDS encoding proteasome accessory factor PafA2 family protein, whose protein sequence is MRKRIYGIETEYGLLVKDPDFRYDPVEIASRIKNHVFSKGLGVLDLHYRANDEPPGNGGFLANGGRLYLDMGHLEYASPECSNLVDLITYDRAGDQLVQDAVEELGWADQIGIIKNNVDLETNATFGCHENYLVSRSFPFDEQDNLKILSAFLVTRQIYCGAGRIGSCNPHPFRDWDGFSEEVHEEEPVDFQISQRADHIPNEFYRWVQYNRAIVNTRDEPLSDPSKYRRIHLLVGDSNMSEFATAMKMGVTGLMLELIEQGLAKREWILADSVGTMRSISRDPDFKWEITMRDGNQTTALELQLDILATAKKCLGGSSRETEWVLTHWESVLNDIPKGPEALLGRVDWASKYWMLSEFKKEENLAWQDPWLKSQDLEYHNLNRQSGLYWGLEESGDAFRKTSDAAIEHSKTTPPKGTRADGRGELIRTLMGTHASYLIDWIGFRLSKNEEPFLMLDPFISYKSEIRAYLKSMDLLPPAEE
- a CDS encoding proteasome subunit alpha, translated to MFEEPFRWMEAISTRHSYVREKLQSGQPVIAVPYQEGALMLGFSPQAGKIFEVYDRIAMGGMGHPADVEKMRMTLLDMAHLEGFNRSAQDVTIARLLQFGIAPALKQNFEEVQRAPYLIKLLLLELDPDGKSHFYRLNYDGYWETLTKGGCIAGEDQVMAWIDKKIEDTPFATFPLDHALAEVCKLWEEGKKQASKEEEKDDGDAETAVSLKEAFEKWSLEAAVLCASTQRRSIYRTLNPQEIEKLKAAVL